From the Alloalcanivorax dieselolei B5 genome, one window contains:
- a CDS encoding GNAT family N-acetyltransferase translates to MRYGEIKRLFVASAYRRRGISNALMEKVEQYLVERGVQAARLEVGISQQEALSLYRNRGYVKRTPFGRYHHDPLSAFMEKKLLPGPVTR, encoded by the coding sequence ATGCGTTATGGAGAAATCAAGCGGCTTTTTGTCGCATCGGCCTATCGGCGGCGTGGAATTTCGAATGCTTTGATGGAGAAGGTCGAGCAATATCTTGTTGAACGTGGTGTCCAAGCCGCCAGGCTTGAGGTGGGCATAAGTCAGCAAGAGGCCCTATCGCTTTATCGAAATCGTGGATATGTTAAGCGTACTCCGTTTGGCCGCTACCACCATGACCCACTGAGCGCATTTATGGAGAAAAAGCTTCTACCTGGCCCAGTCACAAGATAG
- a CDS encoding penicillin-insensitive murein endopeptidase has protein sequence MRGLTAVFLLLPVLAMAKESTCYGTTSKGSLADGVQLPLKGGNFESYSAMAHSAGRTYVHSGVSDIVVSAYKDLEKEQPEKVYKYAETGFKEGGRFEPHKTHMNGLSVDFMVPVVDSEGQSVHLPTNPLNRFGYDIEFDSNSTYDGLRIDYEAMAAHIVALHRQATSRGYGLWRVIFDPELQPNLYKTKYAEYLRGNIQFSTRRSWVRHDEHYHVDFDLPCEQMR, from the coding sequence ATGCGAGGACTTACAGCTGTTTTTCTACTTCTTCCTGTATTGGCGATGGCAAAGGAAAGCACCTGCTATGGAACGACGTCAAAGGGGAGTCTCGCTGATGGCGTCCAGCTGCCATTGAAGGGTGGCAATTTTGAAAGCTACAGCGCCATGGCTCATTCCGCGGGACGAACCTATGTCCATTCTGGAGTAAGTGACATTGTGGTGTCCGCTTACAAGGATCTGGAGAAAGAGCAACCGGAGAAGGTCTACAAGTACGCGGAGACCGGATTCAAGGAGGGTGGCCGGTTTGAGCCTCATAAGACTCACATGAACGGACTTTCCGTTGATTTCATGGTTCCGGTCGTGGATTCCGAGGGGCAATCCGTTCATCTACCGACCAATCCGCTCAACCGGTTTGGTTATGACATCGAGTTTGATAGCAATAGCACCTACGACGGCTTGCGAATTGACTATGAGGCAATGGCCGCTCATATCGTGGCATTGCATCGGCAAGCGACGTCGCGGGGATATGGGTTGTGGCGGGTCATCTTCGACCCTGAGTTACAGCCGAACCTTTATAAGACCAAGTACGCGGAGTACTTGCGTGGCAACATACAGTTTTCCACCAGGCGGTCCTGGGTGCGCCACGATGAGCATTACCATGTCGACTTTGATCTGCCCTGCGAACAGATGCGTTAA
- a CDS encoding DUF1294 domain-containing protein: protein MNRFLPALLVVVAFFVGLAILASESKQRWFVGFYALMSVLSFSLYGLDKRASVRGGWRTPEARLHLVELLGGWPGALLAQRVFRHKTRKTSFRVVFYLAVAANLVALGWLLFADGGPGWPLLSGLGEGLRDGL, encoded by the coding sequence GTGAACCGATTCCTTCCTGCCTTGCTGGTCGTGGTGGCGTTTTTCGTCGGGTTGGCCATTCTCGCTTCCGAGTCTAAACAGCGATGGTTCGTCGGTTTCTACGCGCTGATGAGCGTGCTGAGCTTTTCACTTTATGGCTTGGATAAGCGGGCTTCGGTGCGTGGTGGTTGGCGCACGCCCGAGGCGCGGCTGCATCTGGTCGAGCTGCTGGGGGGCTGGCCCGGTGCTTTGCTGGCGCAGCGGGTATTCCGCCACAAGACCCGCAAGACGTCGTTCCGGGTGGTGTTCTACCTGGCGGTGGCCGCCAATCTGGTGGCGCTGGGGTGGTTGCTCTTTGCGGATGGAGGGCCGGGTTGGCCGTTACTTTCCGGGTTGGGGGAAGGCCTCCGGGACGGCCTTTAG
- a CDS encoding membrane protein produces MTASTLALWSCGLFFLVGLLTGVWKYVQIRGSDKARAHYYVDIAHRASLMYAFACLVLERFAVLSVWPEWVNVLAVLASVLFFALAVGSYILHGALKDTRNQLQKPHAFGAGSLPAWLISGFMWVLVIAEIGGFLVLFAGFAAAP; encoded by the coding sequence ATGACGGCGAGCACATTGGCATTGTGGAGTTGCGGGCTGTTCTTTCTGGTCGGCCTGCTGACCGGGGTGTGGAAGTACGTTCAGATCAGGGGTAGTGACAAGGCCCGGGCGCATTACTATGTGGACATCGCCCACCGGGCGAGCCTGATGTACGCCTTCGCTTGTCTGGTGCTTGAGCGCTTCGCGGTGCTCAGTGTCTGGCCGGAGTGGGTTAACGTGCTGGCGGTGTTGGCGTCGGTGCTGTTTTTCGCGTTGGCGGTGGGCAGCTATATTCTGCACGGCGCGCTCAAGGACACGCGTAACCAGCTGCAGAAGCCGCACGCCTTCGGCGCTGGGTCTTTACCGGCGTGGTTGATAAGCGGTTTCATGTGGGTGTTGGTGATTGCCGAGATCGGCGGTTTCCTGGTGTTGTTCGCGGGCTTTGCCGCCGCGCCCTGA
- a CDS encoding 2,3-butanediol dehydrogenase, translating to MLVRILLDIANKNVRSTIMKAARFYDRGDIRIEDIPEPVVEPGTVGIEVAWCGICGTDLHEFMEGPIFIPPCGHPHPISKESAPVTMGHEFSGVVYAVGEGVSDIEVGQHVVVEPYIVADDVPTGPGDKYHLSKNMNFIGLGGRGGGLSEKIAVKRRWVHPISKDIPLDQAALIEPLSVGHHAFTRSGAKAGDVALVGGAGPIGLLLSAILKAKGLSVIVTELSGARKQKAAESGVADHILDPSEVDVVEEVMKITDGRGVDVAFECSSVNKVLDTLVAATISAGVVVIVSIWSHPATVNVHSVVMKELDVRGTIAYCNDHQETIRLVEEGKINLEPFITQRIQLDDLVSKGFDTLIHNNESAVKIIVQPRIS from the coding sequence ATGTTGGTGCGTATTTTGCTGGATATCGCTAACAAAAACGTAAGGAGCACAATAATGAAGGCAGCACGTTTTTATGACCGTGGTGATATCCGCATCGAGGACATACCGGAGCCCGTGGTGGAGCCCGGCACGGTCGGTATCGAGGTGGCATGGTGTGGCATTTGCGGTACGGATTTACATGAGTTCATGGAAGGGCCGATCTTTATTCCTCCCTGTGGCCATCCGCATCCGATCTCCAAGGAGTCAGCCCCCGTCACCATGGGCCACGAGTTTTCTGGTGTGGTGTATGCCGTGGGGGAAGGGGTGAGCGACATCGAAGTCGGCCAGCATGTGGTGGTGGAGCCTTACATCGTGGCGGATGACGTGCCCACCGGGCCCGGCGATAAGTATCATCTGTCCAAGAACATGAACTTCATCGGCCTGGGTGGTCGGGGCGGCGGCTTGTCCGAGAAAATCGCGGTTAAACGTCGTTGGGTGCATCCGATCTCCAAAGACATTCCGCTGGACCAGGCTGCCTTGATCGAGCCTTTGTCCGTGGGCCATCACGCCTTCACTCGCAGCGGTGCCAAGGCTGGCGATGTGGCGTTGGTTGGTGGGGCGGGCCCTATTGGCTTACTGCTGTCAGCGATTTTGAAAGCCAAGGGGCTGAGCGTTATCGTCACGGAGCTCAGCGGCGCACGTAAGCAAAAAGCCGCCGAGTCCGGTGTCGCCGACCATATTCTGGACCCCTCCGAAGTGGATGTGGTCGAGGAAGTGATGAAGATCACCGATGGCAGAGGCGTGGATGTGGCGTTTGAATGTTCCAGTGTGAACAAGGTTCTGGATACTCTGGTGGCGGCGACCATCTCAGCCGGCGTAGTGGTGATTGTGTCCATCTGGAGCCATCCGGCCACCGTCAATGTACATAGTGTGGTAATGAAGGAGCTCGACGTGCGCGGGACCATTGCGTACTGCAATGACCACCAGGAAACGATCAGGCTGGTGGAGGAGGGCAAGATCAACCTGGAGCCCTTCATCACTCAGCGCATTCAATTGGATGATTTGGTATCGAAAGGGTTCGATACCTTGATTCATAACAATGAGTCGGCCGTGAAAATCATTGTTCAGCCTCGAATCAGCTGA
- a CDS encoding VOC family protein, with the protein MTQGVQVAAVYVRDQDEALAFYVDKLGFLVHTDVRNGDYRWLTVQHPDQPSFQLGLLLPGPPVHDEATAQALHAMVAKGAMPALVLEVDDCRAAYERMRALGVEFTQEPVDRYGTVDAGFRDPSGNGWKMIQTRG; encoded by the coding sequence ATGACTCAAGGTGTTCAGGTAGCCGCTGTATACGTGCGAGACCAGGATGAGGCGCTCGCTTTCTATGTCGATAAGCTCGGATTCCTGGTCCACACGGATGTGCGCAATGGTGACTATCGCTGGCTCACCGTACAGCACCCGGATCAGCCGTCGTTCCAGCTTGGGCTGCTCTTGCCCGGGCCGCCGGTACACGATGAGGCAACGGCGCAGGCGCTGCACGCGATGGTGGCCAAAGGCGCGATGCCGGCCCTGGTACTGGAGGTGGACGATTGCCGTGCCGCCTATGAGCGGATGCGTGCCCTGGGCGTGGAGTTCACGCAGGAGCCCGTGGACCGCTACGGCACCGTGGACGCCGGTTTTCGTGATCCGTCGGGTAATGGCTGGAAGATGATACAGACGCGGGGTTGA
- a CDS encoding tautomerase family protein has translation MIVVYGIKERLNRIKSQLSDVIHGCMQSVLGMPEDKRAHRFVPLERDDFYYPGGRSDAYTVIEINMMAGRKPETKKALIKAIFRELESQLGLPPVDVEITLKEQQPYQWGFRGMTGDEAKDLKYKVNV, from the coding sequence ATGATCGTGGTTTATGGAATAAAGGAAAGGCTTAATCGGATAAAGAGCCAGCTGTCGGATGTCATTCATGGTTGTATGCAATCTGTTCTGGGCATGCCGGAGGATAAGCGTGCGCATCGGTTTGTGCCTTTGGAGCGGGACGACTTCTATTATCCTGGAGGTCGAAGTGATGCCTACACCGTCATTGAGATCAATATGATGGCGGGCCGCAAGCCGGAGACCAAGAAGGCGCTGATCAAGGCCATCTTTCGGGAACTGGAAAGCCAACTGGGTCTTCCTCCCGTGGATGTCGAGATTACCCTCAAGGAACAACAACCCTATCAGTGGGGCTTTCGAGGCATGACCGGGGACGAGGCAAAGGATCTCAAGTATAAAGTGAATGTGTAA
- a CDS encoding helix-turn-helix domain-containing protein, whose translation MNKNTASQNPELLRRLLRAKDRMDAASSEDWPVSRLASVSCVSEAHFARSFKEAFGVPPHRYLLTRRIERATALLRDTDLPITDIAFRTGWRSLGTFGRTFRDITGKSPGEVRVQERAARRGLESVPACVLGAAHRPDLRTAVLEKRRRLADGTKGAQPKEVL comes from the coding sequence ATGAATAAAAACACCGCCAGCCAGAATCCTGAACTGCTACGCCGGCTGCTGCGTGCGAAGGACCGGATGGATGCGGCCTCGAGCGAGGATTGGCCTGTTTCCCGTCTGGCGAGTGTGAGTTGTGTCTCCGAGGCCCATTTTGCCAGATCCTTCAAGGAGGCCTTCGGCGTTCCGCCGCACCGTTACCTGCTGACCCGGCGTATTGAGCGTGCGACGGCGCTGTTGCGGGACACCGACCTGCCTATCACCGATATCGCCTTCCGCACTGGCTGGAGGAGTCTGGGGACGTTCGGGCGTACCTTTCGCGATATCACGGGTAAGAGCCCTGGGGAGGTTCGGGTTCAGGAAAGGGCTGCTCGGCGCGGGCTCGAGAGTGTGCCCGCCTGCGTACTGGGAGCCGCCCACCGGCCCGATCTCAGAACCGCAGTTTTGGAGAAGCGGCGCCGTCTGGCTGACGGTACAAAAGGGGCCCAACCAAAGGAGGTCCTATGA
- a CDS encoding acyl-CoA thioesterase yields MPLTVSRTILFGDCDPGGVVYTPRVSHFVVEAGLDFLSHLLEGPAARRIFSMGVLPPARALSIEFLHPMIWDQKIDIQVSVKEVGAHSFSLLFVARNAEETETFRASLTQVCVSPDTMRPVLLPDELRMALERDLIDG; encoded by the coding sequence ATGCCGTTAACAGTCAGCCGCACAATCCTTTTTGGAGACTGCGATCCCGGCGGGGTCGTCTACACACCCAGGGTCAGCCATTTCGTGGTTGAAGCCGGGCTTGATTTCTTGTCGCACCTGCTTGAAGGCCCCGCGGCGCGGCGCATCTTCTCAATGGGTGTTCTTCCTCCCGCCCGGGCGCTTTCCATCGAGTTCTTGCATCCGATGATCTGGGATCAGAAGATCGACATCCAGGTGTCGGTCAAGGAGGTCGGCGCCCATTCTTTCTCATTGCTGTTCGTAGCGCGCAACGCCGAGGAGACCGAGACCTTCCGCGCCTCCCTGACGCAGGTCTGTGTATCGCCTGACACCATGCGCCCGGTTCTGCTGCCTGACGAGTTGCGAATGGCCTTGGAGCGGGACTTGATTGATGGGTAG
- a CDS encoding DUF4303 domain-containing protein, with amino-acid sequence MMADIAELQREIYEAIRAVKKQLDASLGDDPLFGFALGTDDDVRGVHHIAASESWVESNKVDYPEIGFVFTDWEQAGDDEAFAPISNRFRELMDMEYANSQDWGAARDQRFELLVRALIDCRKDGVFAATTLLDVGSTDPSEHMERLEMQAIERLNAPAMADRLAEALCLEAYRTGSS; translated from the coding sequence ATGATGGCGGATATTGCAGAGTTGCAGCGCGAGATTTATGAAGCCATTCGTGCAGTAAAGAAGCAGCTGGACGCGTCGCTGGGCGATGATCCGTTATTCGGATTTGCTCTGGGCACTGACGATGACGTGCGTGGGGTCCATCACATTGCTGCCAGCGAGTCCTGGGTTGAATCGAATAAGGTGGACTATCCCGAAATTGGCTTCGTCTTCACTGACTGGGAGCAAGCGGGGGACGATGAGGCGTTCGCCCCAATAAGCAATAGATTCCGCGAATTGATGGATATGGAGTACGCCAACTCACAGGATTGGGGCGCGGCTCGGGACCAGAGGTTCGAGTTGCTTGTGCGGGCACTCATTGACTGTCGAAAGGATGGCGTCTTTGCGGCGACCACACTGCTTGATGTGGGTAGTACCGATCCCTCCGAGCACATGGAGAGGCTTGAGATGCAGGCCATCGAACGCCTTAATGCCCCGGCCATGGCGGACCGGCTTGCAGAGGCGCTATGTCTGGAGGCCTACCGAACAGGCTCCTCCTGA